A genomic stretch from Bordetella sp. N includes:
- a CDS encoding 2-keto-4-pentenoate hydratase produces MAQPFDPKAPADLLVQAGRSGRQLTELPAELRPGTLAQGYAIQEAHAQALGETPKGWKLGVGSVSAMAAGNLERPLVGRLFAERFHPPGSTVQLPCAAPVTVEFEIAFVLSRDVAPGTAPADAMRAVASTHVAFELVQSRFVDRRTVGWPSFVGDNVGFGAHILGERIDPAHISRVVKTVEEQVDGLAVGRGLTGDDAIDPVQALRFLFEHATNHGITLKRDDVVTTGAVAKPFDVGPGSADVTALYLGGKLTVRVTTPQA; encoded by the coding sequence GTGGCACAACCGTTTGACCCCAAAGCCCCCGCCGACCTGCTGGTGCAAGCCGGCCGCAGCGGCCGCCAACTGACTGAATTGCCCGCCGAGCTGCGGCCCGGCACGCTCGCGCAAGGCTACGCCATCCAGGAAGCCCATGCGCAGGCGCTGGGCGAAACGCCCAAGGGCTGGAAGCTGGGTGTGGGCAGCGTGTCCGCCATGGCCGCCGGCAACCTGGAACGCCCGCTGGTGGGCCGGCTGTTCGCCGAACGCTTCCATCCCCCGGGCTCGACGGTGCAACTGCCGTGTGCGGCGCCGGTCACCGTGGAATTCGAAATCGCCTTCGTGCTGAGCCGCGACGTCGCGCCGGGCACCGCGCCCGCCGACGCGATGCGCGCGGTGGCCTCGACCCACGTGGCCTTCGAACTCGTGCAGTCGCGCTTCGTCGATCGCCGCACGGTGGGCTGGCCCAGCTTCGTCGGCGACAACGTCGGCTTCGGCGCCCACATCCTGGGCGAACGCATCGACCCGGCGCACATCAGCCGCGTGGTGAAGACGGTGGAAGAACAGGTGGACGGACTCGCCGTGGGCCGCGGGCTGACCGGCGACGACGCCATCGATCCCGTGCAGGCCCTGCGCTTTCTCTTCGAACATGCGACCAACCATGGCATCACCCTCAAGCGTGACGATGTCGTGACAACGGGCGCCGTCGCCAAGCCCTTCGACGTGGGCCCCGGCAGCGCCGACGTCACCGCGCTGTATCTGGGCGGCAAGCTGACCGTGCGCGTGACGACGCCGCAGGCTTGA
- a CDS encoding bifunctional transaldolase/phosoglucose isomerase, translated as MSTDSNNKLRQLAQAGQAIWLDFLSREFIANGGLAKLVAEDSLTGVTSNPSIFEKAIGHGSAYDSAMNDFLAKADNDAGAVYEHLAVQDIQAAADVLRPVYDKLEGRDGYVSLEVSPYLAYDTEATLVEARRLWQAVKRPNVMIKVPGTVQGVPAIRQLISEGINVNVTLLFSRDAYAQVADAYVQGLEQRVKAGGDISRVASVASFFVSRIDARIDKAIADRVAGGAPEAGALKALQGKVAIANAKLAYQDYQQLIASHRWKALAEHGAQPQRLLWASTGTKNPAYPATLYVDTLIGPNTVNTMPSATMDAFRHGGTVSPALTQDVAGAQHILDETQRLGLHLDDVTTDLVDDGARQFSDAFDALLGSVANKRNTFLGERLNGVAYQLPEALEDAAGKALERARAEGWSRRLWQGDASMWTGGPENKWVGWLAAGQGKQADRAAIAKVAQAVQAAGYTHAVLLGMGGSSLGPEVLAQTLGTAGKGLKLHALDSTSPDEIGAVERAIDIARTLFIVSSKSGSTLEPEILNAYFHAATVKAVGADKAGDHFVAVTDPGSKLEAAAKAARYRAIFHGDPTIGGRYSVLSVFGLVPLGVLGHDVAAFMDATQPMVRACGPSAPPAANPGVRLGAVLGAAAVSGRDKLTVFASPTLASVGSWLEQLVAESTGKHGKGIVPVDLEPVGKPDDYGQDRVFAYLYCAGDDDKLDAPIQALADAGHPVVRVTLPRADALGQEFFRWEVATAVAGAVIGIDPFDQPDVEASKIKTRALTDAYEKTGKLAQETPLLTDGDLTFYGDDALRADGTLDGVLGAHLARLRTGDYAAVLAYISRNPAHEEAITTLRTLLRDQRRVATVGGFGPRFLHSTGQAYKGGPNSGVFLQITADPEHDLPIPDRKISFGTVQAAQAIGDLQVLAERGRRYLRVHIAGGRVDAGLARLVEATTRILQKR; from the coding sequence ATGAGCACTGACAGCAACAACAAACTGCGCCAACTGGCCCAGGCCGGCCAGGCCATCTGGCTCGATTTCCTGAGCCGCGAATTCATCGCCAACGGCGGGCTGGCCAAGCTCGTGGCCGAGGACAGCCTGACCGGCGTCACGTCCAATCCGTCCATTTTCGAAAAAGCCATCGGCCACGGCAGCGCCTACGACAGCGCCATGAACGACTTCCTGGCCAAGGCGGACAACGACGCGGGCGCGGTGTACGAACACCTGGCGGTCCAGGACATCCAGGCCGCCGCCGATGTGCTGCGCCCGGTCTACGACAAGCTCGAAGGCAGGGACGGCTACGTCAGCCTGGAAGTCTCGCCCTATCTGGCCTACGACACCGAAGCCACCCTGGTCGAGGCGCGCCGCCTGTGGCAGGCCGTCAAGCGGCCCAATGTGATGATCAAGGTGCCCGGCACGGTGCAGGGCGTACCCGCCATCCGCCAGCTGATTTCCGAAGGCATCAACGTCAACGTTACCTTGCTGTTCTCGCGTGACGCCTACGCCCAGGTGGCCGATGCCTATGTCCAGGGACTGGAGCAACGCGTCAAGGCCGGCGGCGACATCTCCCGCGTGGCCAGCGTCGCCAGCTTCTTCGTCAGCCGCATCGACGCGCGCATCGACAAGGCCATCGCGGACCGCGTGGCCGGCGGCGCGCCCGAGGCCGGCGCGCTGAAGGCGCTGCAAGGCAAGGTGGCCATCGCCAATGCCAAGCTGGCTTACCAGGACTACCAGCAACTCATCGCCAGCCATCGCTGGAAGGCCCTGGCCGAGCACGGCGCCCAGCCGCAGCGGCTGCTGTGGGCGTCCACCGGCACCAAGAATCCGGCCTATCCCGCCACGCTTTACGTGGACACGCTGATCGGCCCGAATACCGTCAACACCATGCCCTCGGCCACCATGGATGCCTTCCGCCACGGCGGCACGGTGTCCCCCGCGCTGACGCAGGACGTGGCCGGCGCGCAGCACATCCTGGACGAAACCCAACGGCTTGGGCTGCACCTGGACGACGTCACCACCGACCTGGTGGACGACGGCGCACGCCAGTTCTCGGACGCCTTCGATGCCCTGCTGGGCTCGGTGGCGAACAAGCGCAACACCTTTTTGGGCGAGCGCCTGAACGGGGTTGCCTATCAACTGCCGGAGGCCCTTGAAGATGCCGCCGGCAAAGCGCTCGAACGGGCTCGCGCCGAAGGCTGGTCGCGCCGTCTGTGGCAAGGCGATGCCAGCATGTGGACGGGCGGCCCGGAAAATAAATGGGTGGGCTGGCTCGCCGCCGGCCAGGGCAAGCAGGCCGACCGGGCCGCCATCGCCAAAGTGGCGCAGGCCGTGCAGGCCGCCGGCTACACGCATGCCGTGCTGCTGGGCATGGGCGGGTCCAGCCTGGGCCCGGAAGTGCTGGCGCAAACCTTGGGCACCGCGGGCAAGGGCCTGAAGCTGCATGCCCTGGACTCCACCAGCCCCGATGAGATCGGCGCGGTGGAACGCGCCATCGACATCGCGCGCACGCTGTTCATCGTGTCCAGCAAATCCGGCTCGACCTTGGAACCCGAAATCCTCAACGCCTATTTCCATGCCGCCACCGTGAAGGCGGTGGGCGCGGACAAGGCCGGCGACCACTTCGTGGCCGTCACCGACCCCGGCTCCAAGCTGGAAGCGGCCGCCAAGGCAGCGCGCTATCGGGCCATCTTCCATGGCGACCCGACCATCGGCGGCCGCTACTCGGTGCTGTCGGTATTCGGCCTGGTGCCCCTGGGCGTGCTGGGCCACGATGTCGCGGCCTTCATGGACGCGACCCAGCCCATGGTGCGCGCCTGCGGTCCGTCGGCGCCGCCCGCCGCCAATCCTGGCGTGCGCCTGGGCGCCGTGCTGGGCGCGGCCGCCGTGTCCGGCCGCGACAAGCTGACCGTGTTCGCATCGCCGACCCTGGCCAGCGTGGGTTCGTGGCTGGAACAGCTGGTGGCTGAATCCACCGGCAAACATGGCAAGGGCATCGTCCCCGTGGACCTGGAACCGGTCGGCAAGCCCGACGATTACGGCCAGGACCGCGTGTTCGCCTACCTGTATTGCGCGGGCGATGACGACAAGCTGGACGCCCCCATACAGGCCCTGGCCGATGCCGGCCATCCGGTGGTGCGCGTCACCTTGCCGCGCGCCGACGCGCTGGGCCAGGAATTCTTCCGCTGGGAAGTGGCCACCGCCGTCGCCGGCGCGGTGATCGGCATCGATCCCTTCGACCAGCCCGACGTCGAAGCCAGCAAGATCAAGACCCGCGCATTGACGGATGCGTACGAAAAGACCGGCAAGCTGGCGCAAGAAACCCCGCTGCTGACCGACGGCGACCTGACCTTCTACGGCGATGACGCGCTGCGCGCCGACGGCACGCTCGATGGTGTGCTGGGCGCCCATCTGGCGCGCCTGCGTACGGGTGACTACGCCGCCGTGCTGGCCTACATCTCCCGCAATCCGGCGCATGAAGAAGCCATCACCACGTTGCGCACGCTGTTGCGCGACCAGCGCCGCGTGGCCACGGTAGGCGGCTTCGGCCCGCGCTTCCTGCACTCCACCGGCCAGGCCTACAAGGGCGGCCCCAACAGCGGCGTGTTCCTGCAGATCACCGCCGACCCCGAGCACGACCTGCCCATCCCGGACCGCAAGATCAGCTTCGGCACGGTACAGGCGGCGCAGGCCATCGGTGACCTGCAGGTGCTGGCCGAACGCGGCCGCCGCTACCTGCGCGTCCACATCGCGGGCGGGCGGGTCGACGCCGGCCTGGCGCGCCTGGTGGAGGCCACCACGCGCATCTTGCAGAAACGCTGA
- a CDS encoding sulfite exporter TauE/SafE family protein, with amino-acid sequence MNTFPIVIAGAACAGFLQGLTGFGFSLVSLSFWAWVLDPLLAATLAVFGGWVGQVLAAFTVRRKVNWRNVLPFVLGGLAGLPLGLKVLPLLDPLLFKAFLGILLAVWCPIMLIAPRIPRLTMGGRGADGAIGIVGGAMGAMGGFSGVIPTLWCTLRGFDRDTQRGVIQNFNLTMLTVTLVTYCATGMITRDMLPNFAIVAPIVLVTSLIGGRVYVGVSDLTFRRIVLTTLTASGIAMLVASVPKLLT; translated from the coding sequence ATGAACACCTTCCCCATCGTGATCGCCGGCGCGGCCTGTGCCGGGTTTCTGCAAGGTCTGACCGGCTTCGGCTTCAGCCTGGTGTCCCTGTCGTTCTGGGCCTGGGTGCTCGATCCCCTTTTGGCGGCGACCCTGGCCGTGTTCGGCGGCTGGGTGGGCCAGGTGCTGGCCGCCTTCACCGTCCGCCGCAAAGTGAACTGGCGCAATGTCCTGCCTTTCGTGCTGGGTGGCCTGGCGGGCCTGCCCCTGGGACTGAAAGTGCTGCCGCTGCTGGACCCGCTGCTGTTCAAGGCCTTCCTTGGCATCCTGTTGGCGGTGTGGTGTCCCATCATGCTGATCGCGCCGCGCATACCGCGCCTGACCATGGGCGGCCGCGGCGCCGATGGCGCCATCGGCATCGTCGGCGGCGCCATGGGCGCCATGGGCGGCTTTTCCGGCGTCATCCCCACGCTCTGGTGCACCTTGCGCGGCTTCGACCGCGACACTCAGCGCGGCGTCATCCAGAACTTCAACCTGACCATGCTGACCGTCACCCTGGTCACCTATTGCGCCACCGGCATGATCACGCGCGACATGCTGCCCAATTTCGCCATCGTCGCGCCCATCGTGCTGGTCACGTCACTGATCGGCGGACGCGTCTACGTCGGCGTCAGCGATCTCACCTTCCGGCGCATCGTGCTTACCACCCTGACGGCATCCGGCATCGCGATGCTGGTCGCATCCGTTCCGAAGTTATTGACCTAA
- the tkt gene encoding transketolase, producing the protein MTPSPTPASDPLDQLAINTLRTLAMDAVQKANSGHPGTPMALAPVGYTLWSRFLRYDPAHPDWPNRDRFVLSAGHASMLLYGLLHLAGVVELDRHDKPTGKPAVSLDDIKQFRQLDSKTPGHPEYGLTTGVETTTGPLGQGCANSVGMALAQRHLASRYNQAGKTLFDYNVYVICGDGDMMEGVSGEAASLAAHQKLGNLCWIYDNNTISIEGHTELAFTEDVAARFAAYGWNTIHVRDANDTEALARAIEQFQATHDRPTLIVVDSIIGYGAPHKQNTAAAHGEALGEDEVRLAKKAFGWSEDAQFRVPDEVRDRLRDAMKQRVDKGWQQWQDNWKALDPALAAELRHQLDITLPEGWDKDIPVFPADAKGKATRETGGQVLNACARDIPWILGGAADLAPSTKTLLTFDGAGSLQADTPSGRNMHFGVREHAMGAIANGMALCGLRPYTATFLIFSDYMKPPMRLAALMELPVVFVFTHDSIGLGEDGPTHQPIEQMAQLRGIPSMRVLRPCDANETAEAWRIALQQQHRPTALVLSRQPLPTLDRTRYAAASNTARGAYVLADCAPKTPQVILMATGSEVALCLQAYEQLKDEGIAARVVSMPSWDLFEEQDAAYRDSVLPPSVAGRVAVEQAGPLGWDRYVGATGDKIVMHSFGASAPISKLQAKFGFTIENVVRAARDQAKKHGSIQ; encoded by the coding sequence ATGACCCCCTCCCCCACCCCCGCATCCGACCCGCTCGATCAACTGGCGATCAACACCCTGCGCACCCTGGCGATGGACGCCGTGCAGAAGGCCAACTCCGGCCATCCTGGCACGCCCATGGCCCTGGCCCCCGTGGGCTATACGCTGTGGAGCCGTTTCCTGCGCTATGACCCCGCGCATCCCGACTGGCCCAATCGCGACCGCTTCGTGCTGTCCGCCGGCCATGCGTCCATGCTGCTGTATGGCCTGCTGCACCTGGCCGGCGTGGTTGAACTGGACCGCCATGACAAGCCCACCGGCAAGCCGGCCGTCAGCCTGGACGACATCAAGCAATTCCGTCAGCTCGACTCCAAGACCCCCGGCCATCCTGAATACGGCCTGACCACCGGCGTGGAAACCACCACCGGCCCCCTGGGCCAGGGCTGCGCCAACAGCGTCGGCATGGCGCTGGCCCAGCGTCACCTGGCCAGCCGCTACAACCAGGCCGGCAAGACCCTGTTCGATTACAACGTCTACGTCATCTGCGGCGACGGCGACATGATGGAAGGCGTATCCGGCGAGGCCGCGTCGCTGGCGGCCCACCAGAAGCTGGGCAATCTCTGCTGGATCTACGACAACAACACCATCAGCATCGAAGGCCACACCGAGCTGGCCTTCACCGAAGACGTCGCGGCCCGCTTCGCCGCCTACGGCTGGAACACGATCCACGTGCGCGACGCCAACGACACCGAGGCGCTGGCGCGCGCCATCGAACAATTTCAAGCCACCCATGACCGTCCCACGCTGATCGTGGTCGACAGCATCATCGGCTACGGCGCCCCGCATAAGCAGAACACCGCGGCCGCGCACGGCGAAGCCTTGGGCGAGGACGAAGTGCGCCTGGCCAAGAAGGCTTTCGGCTGGTCCGAAGACGCCCAGTTCCGCGTTCCGGACGAGGTGCGCGACCGCCTGCGCGATGCCATGAAGCAGCGCGTCGACAAGGGCTGGCAGCAATGGCAGGACAATTGGAAGGCGCTCGACCCGGCCCTGGCCGCCGAACTGCGGCATCAGCTGGACATCACCCTGCCCGAAGGCTGGGACAAGGACATTCCGGTCTTCCCGGCCGACGCCAAGGGCAAGGCCACCCGTGAAACCGGTGGCCAGGTCCTCAATGCCTGCGCCAGGGACATCCCGTGGATACTGGGCGGCGCAGCCGATCTGGCCCCGTCCACCAAGACTCTGCTGACCTTCGACGGCGCGGGCAGCCTGCAGGCCGACACGCCCAGCGGACGCAATATGCACTTCGGCGTGCGCGAACATGCCATGGGCGCCATCGCCAACGGCATGGCGTTGTGCGGCCTGCGCCCCTATACCGCCACGTTCCTTATCTTCAGCGACTACATGAAGCCGCCCATGCGGCTGGCCGCGCTGATGGAGCTGCCGGTGGTCTTCGTGTTCACTCACGATTCGATCGGGCTGGGTGAAGACGGGCCGACCCACCAACCGATCGAACAAATGGCGCAGCTGCGCGGCATCCCCAGCATGCGCGTGCTGCGGCCCTGCGACGCCAACGAAACGGCCGAGGCCTGGCGCATCGCCCTGCAACAGCAGCATCGCCCCACCGCGCTGGTGCTGTCGCGCCAGCCGCTGCCCACCCTGGACCGGACCAGGTACGCCGCCGCCAGCAATACCGCGCGAGGCGCCTACGTACTGGCCGACTGCGCCCCCAAGACCCCGCAGGTCATCCTGATGGCCACCGGCAGCGAGGTGGCGCTGTGCCTGCAGGCCTATGAACAATTGAAGGACGAGGGCATCGCGGCCCGGGTCGTCTCCATGCCCAGCTGGGATCTGTTCGAGGAGCAGGACGCTGCCTACCGCGACAGCGTGCTGCCCCCGTCCGTGGCCGGCCGGGTCGCGGTGGAGCAGGCCGGCCCGCTGGGCTGGGACCGCTATGTGGGCGCGACAGGCGATAAGATCGTGATGCACAGCTTTGGCGCATCGGCGCCGATCTCGAAATTACAAGCGAAATTCGGATTCACGATAGAAAATGTGGTGCGCGCCGCGCGCGACCAGGCCAAGAAGCACGGGAGTATTCAATGA
- a CDS encoding YncE family protein, translated as MAVTLAFAASARAAQPAAAQNPIFVLNSLDASVSVLEPGTYKELRRIPTGKEPHHLYFSPDQKSLIVANATSDSLTLIDPRTAQVQRTLTGIVDPYQLRFSPDMKYFVTAANRLNHVDIYQYVPQASGFDLKLLKRVNTGKTPSHIGIDSKSTTSYVSMQDSDEVYAIDLATQKVKWVLPVGKIPADVYVVPGDKVMLVALTGDSYVEAYDLTQSPAKLITRIKTDKGAHAFRTQGDGRHIFVSNRAANTISRIDMQTLTVTDNYPAPGGPDCMDVLAGGKTLLVTSRWIRKLTVIDLVKKDVAQQTTVGRSPHGVWTLDHVSMQ; from the coding sequence CTGGCCGTCACCCTGGCCTTCGCCGCCTCCGCGCGCGCTGCCCAGCCCGCCGCTGCCCAGAACCCCATCTTCGTTCTGAACTCGCTCGACGCCTCCGTCAGCGTGCTTGAGCCGGGCACCTACAAGGAACTGCGCCGCATCCCCACGGGGAAAGAGCCGCATCACCTGTACTTCTCCCCGGACCAGAAGTCCCTGATCGTCGCCAACGCCACCAGCGATTCGCTGACCCTGATCGACCCGCGCACGGCCCAGGTGCAACGCACCCTCACCGGCATCGTCGACCCCTATCAGCTGCGTTTCTCGCCGGACATGAAGTACTTCGTGACGGCCGCCAATCGCCTCAACCACGTCGACATCTATCAGTACGTGCCGCAGGCGTCGGGCTTCGACCTGAAGCTGCTCAAGCGCGTCAACACCGGCAAGACCCCCAGCCACATCGGCATCGACAGCAAGAGCACCACCTCCTATGTGTCGATGCAGGACAGCGACGAGGTCTACGCCATCGACCTGGCCACGCAGAAAGTGAAGTGGGTCCTGCCCGTCGGCAAGATCCCCGCCGACGTCTACGTCGTCCCCGGCGACAAGGTCATGCTGGTGGCGCTGACCGGCGATTCCTACGTCGAGGCCTATGACCTGACGCAGTCGCCCGCCAAGCTCATCACCCGCATCAAGACCGACAAGGGCGCCCACGCTTTCCGCACCCAGGGCGACGGCCGCCATATCTTCGTCAGCAATCGTGCCGCCAACACCATCAGCCGCATCGACATGCAGACGCTGACCGTGACCGACAACTACCCCGCGCCCGGCGGCCCGGATTGCATGGACGTGCTGGCCGGCGGCAAGACGCTGCTGGTGACGTCGCGCTGGATCCGCAAATTGACGGTGATCGATCTGGTCAAGAAGGATGTCGCCCAACAGACGACGGTAGGACGCTCGCCCCATGGCGTGTGGACGCTGGACCATGTCTCGATGCAATAA
- a CDS encoding class I SAM-dependent methyltransferase — MTASPAILHWTERDEERQAAWHSESAAPPPRRVVVADDTMTADTAFRMVNEGTALLWRGDFQNARQLLQALTRRMDNRKKATAAPTGKKAKQAKAAARPTDAKASLNIAAAAPAGAKTAQDMAAAAPTGKKNALEDFPHAFHLHRQARAQRARALNLLLLPFDAGHVLPLRRAPDVREACEQAHGPATQPYVASLRELLGLVGAWQWRQQGVPVPALGGAHIHPWYGVYSPVRGEYLDLIAQAPLPPAATAEQGLAYDIGTGTGVIAALLARRGVPRVVATDQDPRALACAKENLARLGYAKQVQVEQADLFPAGRAPLVVCNPPWVPAKPSAPVEYAVYDPDSRMLRGFLAGLAAHLTKDGEGWLIISDLAEHLRLRSRETLLEWIADAGLEVVGRLDARPRHGKVQDVDDALHAARSREVTSLWRLRATGEK, encoded by the coding sequence ATGACCGCCAGCCCTGCCATCCTGCATTGGACCGAGAGGGACGAAGAACGCCAGGCGGCCTGGCATTCGGAAAGCGCGGCGCCGCCGCCCCGCCGGGTGGTGGTCGCCGATGACACGATGACGGCCGATACGGCCTTCCGGATGGTCAACGAAGGCACCGCCCTGCTCTGGCGCGGCGACTTCCAGAACGCGCGGCAGTTGCTCCAGGCGCTGACCCGGCGGATGGATAACCGGAAAAAGGCCACCGCCGCTCCCACGGGCAAAAAAGCCAAGCAGGCAAAAGCCGCGGCTCGCCCCACTGACGCAAAAGCCTCGCTGAATATTGCCGCTGCCGCTCCCGCCGGCGCGAAAACCGCCCAGGATATGGCCGCTGCCGCTCCCACCGGCAAGAAAAACGCCCTGGAAGACTTCCCTCACGCATTCCACTTGCACCGTCAGGCCCGGGCCCAGCGGGCGCGGGCGTTGAACCTGCTGCTGTTGCCTTTCGACGCAGGCCACGTGCTGCCCCTGCGGCGCGCGCCTGACGTGCGGGAGGCCTGCGAGCAAGCGCACGGGCCCGCCACCCAGCCCTACGTGGCGTCGCTGCGTGAACTGCTGGGCCTGGTCGGCGCCTGGCAGTGGCGCCAACAGGGCGTGCCCGTGCCGGCCCTGGGCGGGGCCCATATCCACCCCTGGTATGGCGTGTACTCCCCCGTGCGCGGGGAATACCTGGATCTGATCGCGCAGGCCCCGCTGCCGCCCGCGGCCACCGCGGAGCAGGGCCTGGCCTATGACATCGGCACCGGCACCGGCGTGATCGCCGCGCTGCTGGCACGGCGGGGCGTGCCCCGAGTCGTAGCGACGGATCAGGATCCGCGGGCCCTGGCCTGCGCCAAGGAAAACCTGGCCCGCCTGGGCTACGCGAAGCAGGTTCAGGTCGAGCAGGCGGATCTGTTCCCGGCCGGCCGGGCGCCCCTGGTGGTCTGCAATCCGCCCTGGGTGCCGGCCAAGCCCAGCGCGCCTGTCGAATACGCGGTCTACGATCCTGACAGCCGCATGCTGCGGGGATTCCTGGCCGGCCTGGCCGCGCATCTGACGAAGGACGGCGAAGGTTGGCTGATCATTTCCGACCTGGCCGAGCATCTGCGCCTGCGCAGCCGCGAGACTTTGCTGGAATGGATCGCCGACGCGGGGCTGGAGGTGGTCGGCCGGCTCGATGCCAGGCCGCGCCATGGCAAGGTGCAGGATGTGGACGATGCGCTGCACGCGGCGCGGTCACGGGAAGTGACTTCGCTATGGCGGCTGCGCGCAACTGGGGAGAAATGA
- a CDS encoding ROK family protein, whose amino-acid sequence MKPGILAIDIGGTGLKATVIDDRGHMQVERVRVATPHPCPPALLLEKLGEMVKTLPAYDRIAVGFPGVVRKGHVYTAAHLESPEWIGYDLAGAISKAASGTPVQLLNDADLQGLALISGKGLELVMTLGTGIGTGLYRDGELMPHMEIAHHPIHKNRTYDEYLGEAERKKIGRKRWNKRLARALDLMTILLRPDRIYLGGGNSARVDLKLPKHVRLGSNDAGLEGGAFVWNTALRSAAGKPVPQSDTGVPVPEGGAAGKSAAKKAAKKAVKTVAGKTASKVASKAAKKAAKKAVKKAAA is encoded by the coding sequence ATGAAGCCCGGCATTCTTGCGATCGATATTGGTGGAACCGGCCTGAAGGCCACGGTCATCGACGATCGAGGCCATATGCAAGTGGAACGCGTGCGAGTGGCCACGCCCCACCCTTGCCCGCCGGCGTTATTGCTGGAAAAGCTTGGCGAGATGGTCAAGACGCTACCCGCCTACGACCGCATCGCGGTCGGCTTCCCAGGCGTGGTGCGCAAAGGGCATGTCTACACGGCTGCCCATCTGGAAAGTCCGGAATGGATAGGCTACGACCTGGCGGGGGCCATTTCCAAAGCCGCCAGCGGCACGCCCGTCCAGCTGCTCAACGATGCCGACCTGCAGGGCCTGGCGCTGATCTCGGGCAAGGGACTGGAACTGGTGATGACGCTGGGCACCGGCATCGGCACGGGGCTGTACCGTGACGGCGAACTGATGCCGCACATGGAAATCGCCCATCATCCCATCCATAAGAACCGCACTTATGACGAATACCTGGGCGAAGCGGAACGCAAGAAAATCGGTCGCAAGCGCTGGAACAAGCGGCTGGCGCGCGCGCTCGACCTGATGACCATCCTGCTGCGTCCGGACCGCATCTACCTGGGCGGCGGCAATTCCGCGCGCGTCGACCTGAAGTTGCCCAAGCATGTGCGCCTGGGCTCCAACGACGCCGGCCTGGAAGGCGGCGCGTTCGTCTGGAACACGGCGCTGCGCAGCGCGGCCGGCAAGCCCGTGCCGCAGAGCGATACCGGCGTGCCGGTGCCGGAAGGCGGCGCGGCAGGCAAGTCCGCCGCGAAGAAAGCGGCGAAGAAGGCCGTTAAGACGGTCGCCGGAAAAACGGCGAGCAAAGTGGCAAGCAAAGCGGCAAAAAAGGCCGCGAAGAAGGCAGTCAAGAAGGCGGCCGCCTAG
- a CDS encoding PepSY-associated TM helix domain-containing protein produces MKDSNTALLAAEPMLRKPAVANTNGRRGSFLKWLRKTHSWIGLWGALLGLMFGLTGFFQNHRAVMKIEAGSQQVSTLRLNLPSPAPSDPDAMNKWLQQELKLPRPAERVQREKAHPVAWGDQSAIQPERWQLNFRAPNYTAQAEYWVGANQVNVRRVEPGIMGVLENLHRANGVGVAWVLIADTIAGAMILLSLTGVLLWTGLNKRRTVGAAIFGVSIVATLFVVNATLG; encoded by the coding sequence ATGAAAGATTCCAATACCGCGCTGCTGGCTGCCGAGCCCATGCTGCGCAAGCCCGCTGTCGCCAATACCAATGGCCGCCGCGGCAGCTTCCTCAAATGGTTGCGCAAGACGCATAGCTGGATCGGGCTGTGGGGCGCGCTGCTGGGCCTGATGTTCGGTCTTACCGGGTTTTTTCAGAATCACCGGGCGGTGATGAAGATAGAGGCGGGCAGCCAGCAGGTGTCCACCTTGCGTTTGAACCTGCCTTCGCCGGCGCCGAGCGATCCTGATGCCATGAACAAGTGGCTGCAACAGGAGCTGAAACTGCCGCGGCCGGCGGAGCGCGTGCAACGCGAAAAGGCGCATCCGGTGGCCTGGGGTGACCAGAGCGCGATCCAGCCCGAGCGCTGGCAGCTGAACTTCCGCGCGCCGAATTACACCGCGCAGGCGGAATACTGGGTGGGGGCCAACCAGGTCAACGTGCGGCGTGTGGAGCCGGGCATCATGGGTGTGCTGGAGAACCTGCACCGCGCCAACGGCGTCGGCGTGGCGTGGGTATTGATTGCCGACACCATCGCCGGGGCCATGATCCTGCTGTCCCTGACGGGGGTGCTGCTGTGGACCGGCCTGAACAAACGCCGCACCGTCGGCGCCGCCATCTTCGGCGTGTCCATCGTGGCGACCTTGTTCGTCGTCAACGCGACGCTGGGATAA